The Arachis ipaensis cultivar K30076 chromosome B10, Araip1.1, whole genome shotgun sequence DNA window NNNNNNNNNNNNNNNNNNNNNNNNNNNNNNNNNNNNNNNNNNNNNNNNNNNNNNNNNNNNNNNNNNNNNNNNNNNNNNNNNNNNNNNNNNNNNNNNNNNNNNNNNNNNNNNNNNNNNNNNNNNNNNNNNNNNNNNNNNNNNNNNNNNNNNNNNNNNNNNNNNNNNNNNNNNNNNNNNNNNNNNNNNNNNNNNNNNNNNNNNNNNNNNNNNNNNNNNNNNNNNNNNNNNNNNNNNNNNNNNNNNNNNNNNNNNNNNNNNNNNNNNNNNNNNNNNNNNNNNNNNNNNNNNNNNNNNNNNNNNNNNNNNNNNNNNNNNNNNNNNNNNNNNNNNNNNNNNNNNNNNNNNNNNNNNNNNNNNNNNNNNNNNNNNNNNNNNNNNNNNNNNNNNNNNNNNNNNNNNNNNNNNNNNNNNNNNNNNNNNNNNNNNNNNNNNNNNNNNNNNNNNNNNNNNNNNNNNNNNNNNNNNNNNNNNNNNNNNNNNNNNNNNNNNNNNNNNNNNNNNNNNNNNNNNNNNNNNNNNNNNNNNNNNNNNNNNNNNNNNNNNNNNNNNNNNNNNNNNNNNNNNNNNNNNNNNNNNNNNNNNNNNNNNNNNNNNNNNNNNNNNNNNNNNNNNNNNNNNNNNNNNNNNNNNNNNNNNNNNNNNNNNNNNNNNNNNNNNNNNNNNNNNNNNNNNNNNNNNNNNNNNNNNNNNNNNNNNNNNNNNNNNNNNNNNNNNNNNNNNNNNNNNNNNNNNNNNNNNNNNNNNNNNNNNNNNNNNNNNNNNNNNNNNNNNNNNNNNNNNNNNNNNNNNNNNNNNNNNNNNNNNNNNNNNNNNNNNNNNNNNNNNNNNNNNNNNNNNNNNNNNNNNNNNNNNNNNNNNNNNNNNNNNNNNNNNNNNNNNNNNNNNNNNNNNNNNNNNNNNNNNNNNNNNNNNNNNNNNNNNNNNNNNNNNNNNNNNNNNNNNNNNNNNNNNNNNNNNNNNNNNNNNNNNNNNNNNNNNNNNNNNNNNNNNNNNNNNNNNNNNNNNNNNNNNNNNNNNNNNNNNNNNNNNNNNNNNNNNNNNNNNNNNNNNNNNNNNNNNNNNNNNNNNNNNNNNNNNNNNNNNNNNNNNNNNNNNNNNNNNNNNNNNNNNNNNNNNNNNNNNNNNNNNNNNNNNNNNNNNNNNNNNNNNNNNNNNNNNNNNNNNNNNNNNNNNNNNNNNNNNNNNNNNNNNNNNNNNNNNNNNNNNNNNNNNNNNNNNNNNNNNNNNNNNNNNNNNNNNNNNNNNNNNNNNNNNNNNNNNNNNNNNNNNNNNNNNNNNNNNNNNNNNNNNNNNNNNNNNNNNNNNNNNNNNNNNNNNNNNNNNNNNNNNNNNNNNNNNNNNNNNNNNNNNNNNNNNNNNNNNNNNNNNNNNNNNNNNNNNNNNNNNNNNNNNNNNNNNNNNNNNNNNNNNNNNNNNNNNNNNNNNNNNNNNNNNNNNNNNNNNNNNNNNNNNNNNNNNNNNNNNNNNNNNNNNNNNNNNNNNNNNNNNNNNNNNNNNNNNNNNNNNNNNNNNNNNNNNNNNNNNNNNNNNNNNNNNNNNNNNNNNNNNNNNNNNNNNNNNNNNNNNNNNNNNNNNNNNNNNNNNNNNNNNNNNNNNNNNNNNNNNNNNNNNNNNNNNNNNNNNNNNNNNNNNNNNNNNNNNNNNNNNNNNNNNNNNNNNNNNNNNNNNNNNNNNNNNNNNNNNNNNNNNNNNNNNNNNNNNNNNNNNNNNNNNNNNNNNNNNNNNNNNNNNNNNNNNGTTTTGGTTAATTTGAGGCaaatcatttattttttcttgGTTGGCGTAGGCATTACTTGCTTAGGGATGCGTATGATGACATGGTGCTTGATGGGGTGATGCCAAACCGTGACACTTTCCGTTCCCTTGTTGTTGGAACCATGAAAGGGTCAAGATTGCAGGATGCTTTCTTCTTCATTAACCAAATGAAAACCATGGGTTTGGTTCCTGATGTATGTGCTCTTTCTTCTTATGTTTACTTGTATATAtaaatgttttatttgttttgttaTTTTGGGTTATGAATCAAGTTAGTTAGGTAGTATTTGTTTCTGGATACCGGAGGTGAGACTGGGACTGAGGGACTGAAATTTTTGAGactggagactgaaactttaatattTCTTTTTACAAATACTctcatttaatttttcaaattccaAATCTACCTCTCAATTTTCATATTTATTGTAAACGTACATTTTACACTAAACACAAGAGACTTAATTTAGTCTAAGtctttcaatttttgtctccCCTCTTCCAAACATAGTGTTCGGAGTGTATATTTAGAGGGACAGAAACAATGGTGATATAGACATGAaaagaatagtatttctccttATCTTGTTTGATAGTAATGAGAAACAAGACACACAAGAAAAGTTTGCATATTGTTGCCCTTTCCGGTCAACTGCTGCTGGCCACCAGAAATGTCGCTAGTGGCTGTCAGCGGTTGTTCAGTGGTGGTCCAGTGAGGTAGTGTTGTAAATAATTTCTGTCCCCGTGTTTTATCTCCAATATCCCGACCTGTTGGAAATACATCAAAATACAGAAATTTCCTGTCCCatgacataaaaattttaatgtcTCTGTTCATGTGTCCATAGCCAGATATGACTGTCTTTTGTCCCACCCCTGTATATCCATCGTAGAGACAGGAACAAACGCTGCCCAAATGAATCAAATGAAAACCATTTCCTCTTTTACTTGCGGAAGTGTCGTGCCTCTGTTGTTAATCCCTTTTGAAGTGAAGTCTATCCTATTATAAGTAGAGCAAAATCATGGTGTATACACTTCCATTTTCAGTTTTTGTATCACTGAATCAATGATTTGTCTTTTATTGATACATAGGTTACTTTATACAACTTTCTAATTTCAACTTGTGGGAAATCCAGGAACTCTGATCAAGCTGTTCAGGTACTTATCATTGCCATGTAGTTGttgacatttaaaaaaaaaatctactacATTAGAAGTTATTTCTGTTTTCCCGCTAGCCGTATAATGGTTTTCTTGTTTCCTTTTGGATAAAGATTTTGGAGGAGATGAAGTGTATGCAAGTAAAGCCAAATGTGCAAACCTACATCTGCTTGCTAAATGCTTGTGCAGCTGATGGACGCTTAGACCGAGTGTATGCTATAATACTTCTTCTTtagtaattttaatataatttccCTTTTTTTCTCGAAGTGTATGTTGTAAATGGTAATAAATACCCTTCTTTTATTAGCTATAATTAACTTCTtgattaaaattttctttttctactttCTGGTTTTGGACAATTCTCTGTTACTTCATATTAGAGTCATCAAGTATTTTATAGTAATGTTCAAAATATTAAATTCATATAAAATTTATTGATGCAGGTATGCAATTGTCCGGGATATGACTGCAGCTGGTCTAGGATTAAACAAGTTCTGTTATGCTGGTCTTATAATTGCCCACAAGAACAAAACACCTGTTCCTGATGATATTGATACAAAAGTAGTTATCTTATCCATTCCTTGATTTGAAATCATTTATGCTGTAGTGACTTTTAACCTTACTGTTCTGTGGAAAAAGGTTATTGAGTTCGTGGAGAGGTCAAAGATGTGGTCTTCAGTTGAAACTGACAGTGAAAGTGCAGAAAATGTGATGATGGGTGTTACAGATGAGGAGTTATACAACTTACCGACAGCAGAATATGTTCAGAGACGATTATTTTTGGCTAGGCCACTAACAGCATATCATACTGCTTTTTATGCCGCTGCAGACCTGAAGAATGTTCAGGTATTTGTCATCATCTCTTGAGATCTAATTAGATGGTTCTTGCTTCTTAGATTTTCTTTAACCTTCTAGGAtaagcttcttttttttttttttcgtttgtaCAATGAACTAATAAAATCAATTAATATATTATGGTCAAAACACATGTATTATCAggattaaaaaataaattcaaattatcTGTTAGTTCTGAAACATACTTATCTCAGTATTCATCCATCTTTTATTAATTTACCTCTTCctgtctttctttctttctttatataAACTGGATTGAAGAGGAATGAGTGGTATTCTTCTCCTTGAGCTGGTTGACATTATTGATTTGCTCTAAGTTGatttcattttcaaattgtttcatatctatttttgtttttaaagtgTCGTATGAGATTTGCATGGCTGATATCTGATTGTGGCAGTTGTTGGAAACCCTTTTGGATACACTGAGCAAGGATAGAAAAACTCCCGATGGCTTTATTATGATGCAAATAATTAggtaattaattttcagttattatatTTATAGTTTGTTCTGTACAAATGGATTGTAACCATGTATACTATGAAACTATACATTTATATTGGTATGTAAACAACCAACCCCATTACATGGAGTTTATGGTTGCTTACACTAATTATATGAATAACTTATGCATTGATTGCTTACTTCTGTTTTACTGTCCTTTAGTGTGTCCTGGTAAAGGTTAGACTGAATTTTGGCTGTCAATGACTTGTGATTTGTGATGTACTGATGTCACATGCTGTGTACATTAGATTTTACAAGAAATCAAACAAAAGGATGAAAACACAGGCACTAGAAAATTTGATATCTCATTGCATAGTTTTAAAATTTTGGG harbors:
- the LOC107623557 gene encoding pentatricopeptide repeat-containing protein At4g35850, mitochondrial isoform X1, giving the protein MVLDGVMPNRDTFRSLVVGTMKGSRLQDAFFFINQMKTMGLVPDVTLYNFLISTCGKSRNSDQAVQILEEMKCMQVKPNVQTYICLLNACAADGRLDRVYAIVRDMTAAGLGLNKFCYAGLIIAHKNKTPVPDDIDTKVIEFVERSKMWSSVETDSESAENVMMGVTDEELYNLPTAEYVQRRLFLARPLTAYHTAFYAAADLKNVQLLETLLDTLSKDRKTPDGFIMMQIIRCHCNAGDIERARQTLEDYRNSGKPLAADLFVTLAEGAMVGYTEKGMQIAQDALVAMNQRNFSLNPRTGSDLLLIAAGEKTGGYTTANFIWDLMRARNVTPILPAVEAYYKGLKDREIPENDPRLLLVSQTYDNLRSRFGNRN
- the LOC107623557 gene encoding pentatricopeptide repeat-containing protein At4g35850, mitochondrial isoform X2 translates to MKLLQSLIARRGSLRRVVGSRNFSASTEEYSKRNYADNVAEYNTVLGSLTAXRRHYLLRDAYDDMVLDGVMPNRDTFRSLVVGTMKGSRLQDAFFFINQMKTMGLVPDVTLYNFLISTCGKSRNSDQAVQILEEMKCMQVKPNVQTYICLLNACAADGRLDRVYAIVRDMTAAGLGLNKFCYAGLIIAHKNKTPVPDDIDTKVIEFVERSKMWSSVETDSESAENVMMGVTDEELYNLPTAEYVQRRLFLARPLTAYHTAFYAAADLKNVQLLETLLDTLSKDRKTPDGFIMMQIIRCHCNAGDIERARQTLEDYRNSGKPLAADLFVTLAEGAMVGYTEKGMQIAQDALVAMNQRNFSLNPRTGSDLLLIAAGEKTGGYTTANFIWDLMRARNVTPILPAVEAYYKGLKDREIPENDPRLLLVSQTYDNLRSRFGNRN